TCCCCATTAAACTTTGTTTCACATACCCCATAGTTATTAATATAtctttaaatattctttttaaagaATGTACCATATCCTAGTAAGTTATTCATATTAAATTAgagagtattattttttattcgaATTATAcatataagatttttttttaaaaatatatctatGATGATTCTTTTTAACTTAGCAATTCctaaatcataaatttaattttgGCAAGGTGTTGCGTTTGAGTATgtctaaaataaaaagatatgaaTGAATATTGGTGAGATATTACCGATTTTTGGAGAAAAGATAGAGAGTATCCTTTGTTCTCTTTGATTTGTTACTAATTTTCTAGTTGAATTTTTATtgttacttgtcatttttgacatatcaaaaaaaaaaaacttcttctttttatgctattttactcttaacattaattatttttcttcaaattaattttaagatataatataaacataggaatactataataaaataattatattattaattattatatttaataaatatgacAATTAAAAATGAATGAAGGGAGTATTATTGAGTATTGAATAAGTCAAAAACTAAAGCTACGCTATTTAATAGAGACAATTACGGAAAACGccaatgaatgaaaataattaaaatctggGAAAGTAGTTGCAAGTTGCAACCTAGTATATTTTTAAGGAAAGTCGTAATAACACATCCATTGGCACTTTTGGAAATAATCCTAATTATAAAGGCCTATAAATATTTCTGTCTTTCCATCCATCTTTACTCATGGAGGCATttgattagaattttttttactttttcagaATTAAACTtcgaaaaatatatttaatcataaaaatataaaaataattatttttatttttttcaatttttttttaaaattttcaaaataatacatgatatttcacttttttcacttcaAATTACTCGCAAAAACGACTCTAATTTATTTCATTACGAAACACAACTTCAATTTTCAAACATCCTTTTTTCACATCGAAAACAAAAACTACTCGTTTTTCTATTTCATAATGAAGCATGGACAAACGCCTACTCAGTATGTTAAAATAATTGTTCAACTTTATTCATTATTAAATATTAGGGATATTCGttcaatatttaaatgacttgTAGTTAATAAAGGTGTTatagtaaaattatctttttatttattatttctaaaaaaaaagtatCAAGTAAAATGAACAAGTAAAGATGGAAGGAAGGAGTGTTTTCTCGCGTTCATTATACTAAACTTATTCTTCgcttttatttatctattttagcatattaagagaaaaataatatttttttcttatttacctTACAGTAACTATTAAttccctaaaattatttttcaagttttttgagCGCTAATAGTTATGGACATTATAATAAAGTATACACTTCATTTagcattttctttcaaaaaaataaataaattcattatgaataagtaaaaatgaaggactaaagtattttctaggCAAATTttgactacaaaaataaattctttatGCAAAGTTTGCTTAGAGAAATTCTTTTTTAGTAGTTATTTTGACTCCGCCACTTAAAAGAAAGTATTActcaaaatatgtaaattaattattgaatacTTATTATACACATAAAAAGATAATTTGGCGAAATAATTATGTTGAATGAATGGTGTGTGCCTCCTAACTCCATTATCAAGAATAATACTATTTGAATGTTGATAAGATTAAGATATTGTCTAACAAGTAGTGGTAACAAGCtagttttcttcttttgtttgaaCAATTCTTACTTAAAGCATCTCATGATATTGCATATACTAATTAACTAAAATACTATTTGATCAATATTTCAACCTGCACCCTCCGAAGGTTGATTATTTTTACTTGTAGTAGTAATATGCAAGATTAGTACACAAAAAGAGGGAATACAAAACAAGAATATTTTGTTGCCTAAAAGATGTAGCTAGCTAGTTGAGTGAGTGACAAAATAATGGTTCAAATTGGGAACACCCTAGCTAGCTAGCTACACCGGCCTCATCAATGCTAATTAAGCTGCAATATCAACAACTTTATATCTTCATATATATTAATTCATTCTTCTCATCTCTCACATCTCCCTTTCTTCTCACCAAAATACTTTGTAACTATGAGGGTAACAACACCTTTGATTTGCTTCTCTTTTTTAGCTTCAATTGTCTTTCTCACTAATATGGTCCAGTGCGGAAGATCCAACCTTACAATTgagttatatatacatatgtaaatgCAGTAGTACTGAAAGAACTCTTTTTCGTTTTATGTGATGGAACTGATCTTTTTTTGTAGACTATTCATGGAGACTTGTATGATAATATCTACAAACAACCGACTCTTCTCGAACCAAAACTGGGGACGGAAAGAAATAAGGTATAAATTTTATTGTAGGAGTTTTTTCAATGAATGAATTAAAACATTGGGATACatatatcttctttttttatttacttgTGAAGTCTTCTTACAAATGTTAAGAGGGATGGCTCATCAACTTTgcatatatttaatttcttcttttagTTAGAACTGTACATAActtgatattattatatgatatgattttgaattaacaTTTATGGCGAatggattttcattttgtttacTACAATATACAAAACAGAGGACCATCGCGAAGGAGCTGGAAAGACAAAGATTGAAAGCTATGCAATCAAAAAAGGCACACAAATCAGGTGTTTTCATGATAGAGGAATTTTGGTTGAACAAGGAAGGATGTCCATTTGGAACTGTGCCTATACGCAAAATAGCAAAGAAACAACTCCAAAGTGCTGGAGATGCCTCCTCGAGCTTGGCTTATGAATACTTTGGATATAAATGGATTGATGTAATCTTCGTTCACAAATATATTTCCTCTAGTTGATgttatcatatatacatatatatctagaGTTACGCATTTTGATTTGGTTTCGTCATAACGAGTTTAAGACTCAACAGTGCTAAGTTAATTGGCAGTTATAATATAGAGTGCTTaataattttggtttgttttCTATTTTACTGCTTGgtactttttatttattgtaatttatttttgagCCCGGCAGACCAAATGAGACTGAGCTCGTAAAAGATTGGGGTAAACCGATATTTTAGATTAAATCCATTTTGACGGCTCTAATTATATAACCTTTATGGACCTTTACTCTCTAGTATTGGGTACTTAGTTTTTTTCCTCTTAGTCATTGTGTTAAAACTTAATAGGACATAATTTCATCTATACGTGCCTCAGCTTCTTAATTAATAAAATGAGAGAGAAATAATGTCCTTAATAAAACATAGGTTGCTCGTGTTGACACTTATTTAAGGATTTACAAATTAGCTTAGCTAATTAAAGTacaaatttatatgaaattttgTAGATTCAAAATGCTTAGATTATTGAAAGGTGACAAAAATTATTGTACTTATAGTTTGCAGGAATTTTTATAAAAGCGTCTCCACCGATAGACATATTTTTTGGGGTCTCAGCTTTTCTTTGTTTATACAATCCTCAAGTAAGTGGAACTGGCTCATACAGTGCTTCAACCATTTTTCTCCAAAACGGGAATGAACAAATCTTCGAGCAAATACAAGTGGGATAGATTGTAAGTTTCAAATCttgtaatttctttcttttttttttttaaaaaaaaaaaactaatagtccattatattatttttctccaacATTTGTATCACTGAATTTGAGTTAGAGAAATTATATCACTCAATCATCCATAgcaatttttaaatacttttctTGAAGTTGATTGCTCAATTAGTCGCCTAATTTGAGGTAATATATTGGCTATAAAGTCATCTATCTTCTTATATTATTGATCTTTCAAAAATTATTAACTTTAACTAATTAGCTTTAATGGTCATCTTCAtcaaattttgtatatttttttttgaaaatagacttTGATAGCCAATTATACAAAGTTGTAGTCCACTCTAGTTTCCTGCCCGTATTGCATCTTTTACGTTATTATTTCTTTGGATTCACTACCTAATACTTCCTCATTTTCTATTTGTGGAATATTTCTTATCAACAATTTGTTTCAAGAAAAGTAGAACATTTCAGTAGTTGAGAATAATTTAActttatacttttctttttattctaatTATGAGAAGCTTTTATAAGCAAGATATTATGTCATCATTACGataacaaatatttcaaaattctAACATAAATTTCGTATCAACTCATCAAACAATGTCACATGAATTGACATATAAGGACAGAAATAAATTAGTTTAGAAAGAATCTACTTGAAAATACAATATTCACTTATCCCACAAGTTTGGTGTAGGCATTTCAGTCATCCATTGATCCCACATATAAGGAAAGATATCCTATTTTTTTTCGCCAAAAGATATAACAATTGAACATTTTTCCCCAGGTGCATCCAAGGTTGTACGGTGACACCCGAACTCGATTGTTTACCACGTGGACAGTaagtatatttttaaataaactaattaattttgGAAAACAAAATAATCAACAAATACTTGAATAGGTGGATGGGTATCAAAAAACAGGATGTTACAACACTCAGTGTCCAGGATTTATTCTATTGAGCCGAGTAATACCTATAGATCATGCTTTTCCAAGGACCTCCGACATAGAAACTAATTACAAAGAGGAAGTGCTTCTCAGgtagtatatattatttttcatgtactCAAGCACTTTTGCACTTCTatttatgtaaatatttaatCGACGTTTCATATATTCTACATTTGATTTGGTACATGCGCTTACATCAAGCTAACAATATcgttattatgaattttgttaGACGGAATATGTTGATTATCATCTTGTAATGCCGGTAATGAACGAGGAGATAGGAATGTGGCCCTATGAAGTGTTCAACAGATTGAGCGCAAATGCAGCGAACTTGGTGCAATACGGAGGAAAAGTGTACACACCGGCAGGCGAAGATATTAGCCTTCCTATGGGAAATGGTCAATTTAGAGGAGGGCAACGTTACCTAACTAGTTATATGCGCAAAGTATTATATGAAATACAAGTAGATGGCCACAAAGAACAAGTTCCACCAGATGACTCTAAGGTTGGATCTAAACTCTAAAGAGTTAAGGTGTTACTACGAAGGAAATCATTATAATGAGAATGATGGATGTTGGGactattcttttatattttggggTAGAGGTGGTAAAGATCAAGGGAATGGTTGTATATATTTGAAAATGGAAAAGGTACCCTACTATATATGTACCTTGACTTTAATTTGAAGGTTTAAACATGAATGCTAACCGTCTTTGAACCTAAAATTTGTTAGaaaacttgttttttttttttttaattcttctaacGCCTCGTTATATTTTCGAATGTACTGATAGTATATGTTAGATCAAAAGTCATCTTTACTTAGCTTTCGGATACGAGTAGAATAACTTTGCCTTCTGCTTAACTTTTGAATTAATATTATTACcgttaattaaaagaaaagtttcAATTTCTCCCTTGATATTGACgggtaaatatgaattttcaaATCAATATATTTTGACATGTAGTGTCTATTCGGCGTTCCATTAATAATAAGGATATTAGATGATTTGCTAATGACAACTGTCACAAATGAACTAAAAATCGTATTGTGGACAAAGTTACTTATAAATTACAAACAATTAAAGACAAATTTCAACTTGTTTAACCAGAGCTCTAAGGAGTTGGAGATGGATAAAATAAGGATTATGCAATTGTAATTGCCTGTACAGTTGTCCTTTTCGGACTTTGATGTGGTAGTGGTGATAGAGGGGAGGGAAACAGTGCTAGtggaagaagaattgaagaagagggTGTAAAATCAATTGGATGCTTGTGGCATATCATGTGGTGTaaatttaagatttaaaaaaaaagaatgtatCTATGACAATTCTTTTTAACTTACCAAATCCTAAATCCTAAATTTAATTTAGGTTAGGTGTTGCGTTTGAGTATGTCCAAAATGAAAAGACATAAATGAATATTGGTGAGATATTATcgatttttgaattcaaaaacaaAGAGAGAATATAATCGGGTATTGAATAAGTCAAAAACTAAGATTACACTATTTAATGTAGACAATTAAGGCACACcctaaagaatgaaaataattaaaatctgaGTAAGTAGTTGCAACCTCCCACATTTTTAAGGAAAGTTCTAACAGTATATCCTTCTGCTACTTTTGGAAATAATCCTAATTATGAAGGCCTATAAATATTTCATCTTTCGGTCCATCTTTATTCATTAGGAGGCATTTgactagatttttttatttttttttagaatttgactccaaaaaatatatttgataaaaaaaagacGAAAAATTTATTCTCACTTTtctcacacacacaaaaaaaaaattctccaaaaTAGTAGATGATGTTTTCACCCTTTTCACTCCAAATTAATCAcaaaaaaacattaatttatttcatggctaaatataatttcaattctcaaacatcattttttactttgaaagtaaaaactactttttttctatttcgcAATGAAACATGGACAAAATGCCTACTCAGTATATTGAAATAATTGTTCAACTTTACTTACTATTAAACATTAGggatattttttcaatatttaaatgacttgtagggtgatatagtaaaattattttttcatttattatttttcaagggacgtatcaagtaaaaaataaataaataaagatggaAGGAAGGAGTGCTTTCTCGTTTATCATACTATTATTTGTCTATTTAAGCATATTAAGAGAAAAGTAATGTTTTTTCTTATTTACCTTAACATTAATTCCTAAttccctaaaaaatattttttaagatttttgaaGTGCTAATAGTTACGGACATTACACTAAAGTATACACTTCATgtatcattttcttttaaaaaatataaaatatgttgtgGACAAGTAAAAATGATGAGCAAAAATATTCTCTATGCAGATTttgactacaaaaataaattctttatACAAAGTTTGCTTAGAGAAATCCTTTTAGTACACATATTTTGATTTCGCGACTTAAAGAAAACATTGCTCAGAATATGTAACATAATTATTGAATACTTATTATACACATAAAAAGCTAATTTGGCGAAATAATTAAGTTGAATGAATGTCATGTGCCTCCTAACTCCATTATTAAGAATAATATTTGAATGTTGATAAGATTAGGATATTGTCTAACAAGTAGCGGTAACAAGTTGTTTTCTGCTTTTGTTTGTAAGTCTTACTTAAAGCATCTCATGATATTATATTGCATAtactaattaacttaattaagatGCTTTTCATCAACAAAATCCATTATAAGAGTAACTATCACTACTAAAACAGTCGGAAATCCATCTCAAAAGAAGTTGGAAAACATCAATTTTCTGAcatcgattttttttttaaaaaatatttttctttaatcaaATTGATCTTTGAAGATTAACTTTTTTAATGGACAGAAATAGTGAAAATCCAAATCGATCTTCAAAAGTTGGTTTTTCCAAAAGATAAAAAAGTGACCTCTAAAAAGGAAGTTTAAAATGGAGGTCGTGTTTTCCACTAAAAAGTATAAATTTtcgaaaaaaaagaagaaagtatTAAATCAATAAGCATCATGATTCAatggagaaaatatattttaccaCGCAATAAAAATGAGGTTTTTCAAACCGACCTCTTGAATctttattttggaaaaaaattaaaaaagatactATTTGATCAATATTTCAACCAACCTCCGAAGGTTGATTATTTTTACTTGTAGTAACTAAATAATTGTTCAAATTGGAAACAACCTAGCTAGCTAGCCATCGGCCTCATCAATGCTAAGCTGCAATATATATCAACATCTTTAATACTCTCTCTCCGTCTCATTTTACCCGTCCTAAATTTCTTCAATCTGGTATCCCATTTTACTTATCCTTTTTTACTAATCAagacaaaacaattttttttcttcatattttaccctttgcattaattactttttctttaaattaaaatgtaaacatcatttaatatgagtactatggtaaactagccatgttatttattatttttcttaatagccTGCCATCCCAATTTGAGAcgagtaaaatgagacggagggagtatcttcgtattaattcattattttcaGCTCTTCATCACCCTTTCTTAATTCTCAGCAAAAAATTACTTTTCAATGGCTGTAACTATGAGGGTAACAACACCTTTAATTTGCTTCGCTCTTTTAGCTTCAATTgtctttctctctaaaatatGGTCCAATGTGGAAGATCCAACCTTACAATTGaggtatatgtatatgtaaatgCAGTATTACTGAAGTCTGAAAGAACGGTTTTTCGTTTTATGTGATGGAATTGATCTTTTTTGTAAACTATTCATGGAGACTTGTACGATTGTGTAAATATCTATAAACAACTGACACTTTTGGATCCGAAACTGGGGACAACAAGAATTAAGGTATAAGTTTTGTTATATTGGATCTTTTCAGAAGAAAGAATCTAAACTTTggatatcttcttttttttcacttgTGATGTCTATTGAAAATGTTACTTCAGTTTTTCTAGCTAGGGTAAGAGGGATGGCTCATCAACTTTGTCATATAATTTAATATCTTCTTTTAGTTTGAATTGTACATACCTTGTTATGGCTGTATGATTTGgcaatttaattttcattttgtttactACGATATGCAAAATAGAGGATCATTTCGAAGGAACTGGAAAGACAGATTGAAAGCTGTGCAACCAAAAAAGGTGCCCAAGTCAGGTGGTTTCATGGCAGAGGAATATGGGTCGAACAAGGAAGAATGTTCAATTGGAACTGTGCCTATACGCAAAGCGACAACGAAACAACTCCCAAGTGCTAGATATGCCTCCTCAAGCTTGGCTCATGTATACTTCGGATATAAATGGATTGATGTAATCTTTCTCGAGTTGATgttatcatatatacatatatctatgtAAATATCTAGAGTTATGCATTTTGATTTGGCTTTAATTTGTCACTAGGAGTACTTTAAGACTCAACAGTACTAATATAAGTTAATT
The Capsicum annuum cultivar UCD-10X-F1 chromosome 6, UCD10Xv1.1, whole genome shotgun sequence DNA segment above includes these coding regions:
- the LOC107872777 gene encoding uncharacterized protein LOC107872777, with amino-acid sequence MRTIHGDLYDNIYKQPTLLEPKLGTERNKRTIAKELERQRLKAMQSKKAHKSGVFMIEEFWLNKEGCPFGTVPIRKIAKKQLQSAGDASSSLAYEYFGYKWIDVIFVHKYISSS
- the LOC107874829 gene encoding uncharacterized protein LOC107874829 — protein: MAVTMRVTTPLICFALLASIVFLSKIWSNVEDPTLQLRGSFRRNWKDRLKAVQPKKVPKSGGFMAEEYGSNKEECSIGTVPIRKATTKQLPSARYASSSLAHVYFGYKWIDVIFLELMLSYIHISM